The DNA sequence ATGCTGTACAGCTGAGCTGTTTTAAGGGCATTTTCCCGCAGCTCCTGCCATAGTGTTCGGTTGGTTAAGATCAATTCGGCTTTTTCAACCAGAGCTTCAGTGGAATTTTCAGTTAAGAAGCCGTTGTAGCCATCTATAACGCTTTCACTGGAACCGGTGGCATTGACCGCTACGACCGGCACACCCCCTGCCATGGCCTCAATCATGACCAAACCCTGGGTTTCGGTAGTGGAGCTGAATAAAAACAGCTCAGCGCCGCTGTAGCAGTGGACTACCTCTTTGGCATCAACTGCGCCGGTAAAGGTAACCTGCTTCTCCAAGCCGTGAGCTTTGGCCATTTTGACGAGGTTGACTTTTTCTGGACCATCCCCTACAAATACCAAGTGGAGATCTGCAATTGATTTATTCAGCTGCAGAAATGCTTCCAAGATTAAGCGGGGACTTTTTTCTACTGATAAACGTCCCACATACAAAATGATCCGCTGGTGCTTCGGTATCTGATACTTATGACGGAGCCAGTCAGGATCAGCCATTTCATACTGGCTGAGATCGATCCCCGTCGGTACGATGGTGATCGGATTTGTGATATGATAAAGATCCAGGATATAGTCCTTAACCAGTTCGGTTGGGGCGATGATATGATGGCAGTGGCGAAAATAGCGTTTGAGATAGCTCGTAATCATCTGCTTGGTCAATTTTTGCGGACCGGGTAAATAATGGCTGTATTCCTGATATAATGTATGATGAGTAAATACAAGCGGAATGCGGTTTCTCCGCGCCAAGATTGCTCCTAACTGTCCTGTGATAAATGGTGAATGGGTATGAATAATGTCGATGTTGAGCGTGCGAATCAGCCGATCTGCTTTTAAGGAGATGGGAATCGGCAGCGCGTAGGAAGGACAGGTAGGAGCAGGAAAGGAATGAAAGCGGAAGACCTTAATCCCATCCTGCTCACTGACATTGGCCATCTGTTTTTTCGAATACTGTGGTGCAAAGATGTAAACATTGTGTCCGAGCGCGGTTAATCCGCGGCTGAAGCGCTGAATTGAGCGGACAACACCGCTTATATACGGGGTGTAGCTGTCAGTAAACATTGCAATGTTCATAAAAAGGGCTCCTTTGCTTATTCAGTTAAGCTCAAGAAGGTATCGACATCGACCATATACTCCGGATCCAGAATATGAGCCTGCTCTTTGAGCTCTGTTAAATCTCGGCGGGGCATCTCCTGCAGCAGATAGCGCAGCACTTCGACAGCTTCATATGGATGGGGAGTGTGGACAAAAATACTAATTACCCTCAGCTGAGAAGGATGCTGCACACCATAGACAGGATTATCGCTGTCCCCGAGCTGATACATTGCTCCGATCTGATCCAGCATTGCTTCATAGCGGTCATAGGGAAGCGCAAAAATGTCCGGAGCATCGCCGCCTGCCATGCGCACAACCAATTGGTTTTCAATCATGCTGCGCGATGATGTCTGCAGTTCAATATAAATATCGCTGCTTTCGGCATTAAAATCATTAATAATGCGGTTCAATTCATTCTGCTCATCCAGTGATGCTTCAAACAGAACATAAATTTTGGTCCGCCCCGCAGCCGGATCCGGTGGTTCTGGCCACAAAATAGAAACTAAAATAACAGCAAGTACGATCCCGAGTCCCAGTAATATTCTATGCGGCGGGATTGGGGGAGGTGGACCATCACCGGCAGATTTTTCACCGACCACTGCTTTGGCGACCTGGGCGCAGCCTCTGCGGCCGCAGCCGCCATTCTGCTTCCAGCAGTCAGCATGGTGGACTGCGTGACAGCGGGGACATTCGACAATTTCAGCACCGATTTCCAGTTTTTGTTCACACTTGGCGCAGCTCTTGCCCACATGGCGGGAGTCTTCAGTGAGAACTTCCAGTTTCTCTACCACGGTTTCACCTCCTAAGTATAATAGTGGATATATTTTAAATTTATCATACTCCGTCCGAAATGCCAAGAAAAACGAAGAATCCATCCAAGGAGTGGTAAACATGACGCAAAAAACAATAGAAATCTACACCGATGGTGCCTGCAGCTGCAATCCCGGTCCGGGAGGTTGGGGGGCAGTTATTATCTATCATGATCATATTCGTGAAGTAGTTGAAGAATACAGCGGTTATGTGCCGAACACGACCAATCAGAGAATGGAGCTGACCGCTGCTGTCGAGGCTTTAAAGCGGCTGAAAACTCCCAGCAGAGTTAATCTTTACTCTGACAGCGCTTACCTGGTTAATGCTTTTCTGCAGGACTGGTTCTCCGGCTGGTTGAGGCGGGGCTGGAAAAACGCCAGAAATCAGCCGGTGAGCAATCAAGATTTATGGGAAGAACTGCTGGTATTAGCCAAGAAGCATGAAATCACGTGGATTAAAGTGAAAGGCCACAGCGACAATTTCTGGAACAATCGCTGCGATGAGCTGGCGCGGGAAGCGATCAAGAAGGGTTTGGAATAGTTTAGTCAAATATTACAGTTTAATGGACTGTGAATTAGGAGGAGTACCCGTGGCTGTAATCTTTGATCAGATGGTAATCATCGGAGTCGGTTTGATCGGCGGCTCCTTAGGAATGGCGGTGCGTAAGCACGGGCTGGCTGATAAAGTTGTTGGTATCGATCTTGATGAGAACAGTTTGCAAATGGCCAAAGAATTAGGAGCTGTTGATACATACGCGCTTGATTATTCACCGGTGCGGGATGCAGATCTGGTTGTCTTAGCCGCGCCGATTTTCTCCAACTTAAAAATCTTGGAAAACATCCGCGGGTACCTGGCGCCACAGGCTGTGGTCACTGATGTGGGCAGCACAAAAAGTGAATTTGTAGCTCAGGCAGAGCAGCTTCTGCCCAACAACGCCTTTGTGGGTGGGCATCCTATGGCAGGGGCGGAAACAGCGGGTGTTGGCGGAGCAGATCCGTATCTGTTTGAAAATGCTTTTTATCTGCTGACTCCAACTGAGACAACTGATCCGCAGGCGCTGGGACGGGTGAGAAATCTAGTAGAAGGAGTTGGTGCCAGAGCTCTGGTCCTGGATCCGGACACTCATGACAAAATTACCGCAGCGATCAGTCATCTGCCTCATCTTGCGGCTGCCGCCTTGGTGCAGACAGCAGCTGAGCTCGCTGGAGAACATCCCATGACTTTAGCTTTGGCTGCCGGGGGCTTTAAGGATACTACCAGAGTTGCTTCAGGCAATCCCGGTTTGTGGAAGGATATCTGCTTCAGCAATAAAGAGCAGGTAATTGCCATGATTGATCGCTTCACAAATTGTTTAAACGAAATGAAGCGGGCTTTGGCCGAGGAATTAAGACCGGATTTTGAAATGCAGCTGGCAGCGGCTAAAACTGTTCGCGATCAGATTCCGGCGAAAATGAAAGGCTACTGGCCTTTCTTAGATGAGATTATTGTTACCATTCCTGACCGTCCGGGTATGATTGGACAGGTAGCAGCTATTTTAGGCGGGCAGGACGTAAATATAGACGATATTGAGATTCTTAGGGTTCGGGAAGGCGAAGGCGGCACATTACGACTGGGCTTTGCTAAAATCGGGTCGGCAGAAAAAGCGGTCCGGATTCTCAAAGAGCATGGATTTCCGGTACGGGTTCGGAACGCTCACTGACTGGTTAAAGCTGATTCAATTTCAGCTAATACCTGCAGATCCGTTTCTTTGGTTTTATGATCAGCCAGGATTTCCCTGGCTTTTTTGGTGCCAATCTTTCCCAATGCCCAGGCAGCAGTGCCCCGCACAACCCGTTTGGGATCCTCCAGACTGGTTTTAAGCTCGGAAACAGCTTCGCCTAACTGGAGATTTCCGCACACGATCGCAGCGTTGCGCTGGATTACGCTTCTGCCGCGCCAGCCCATGGGTGTATCGCCAAAGCGATGCTTAAACTCCCGATTGCTGATGTTTAACAGCGGGATCACCGGGATGCTCTGCTCGTCTTTGGGAGCAAACTCCAAATGGGAACAGGAAGGAGCCTGTTTGTTAATGGGGCACACCTGCTGGCAGTTATCACAGCCCCACAATTTAACGCCGATTTTTGCTCTCAGCTCAACCGGAATAAAGCCCTTCATCTGGGTTAAGTAAGAAATGCAGATATACGGGTTGATCCGATACGGGGCAAACAGTGCTCCGGTTGGACAGGCTTGAATGCACAGATCGCACTTATCACAGGGAGATGCTGATGAAAAAGGATGAGGGTTGATTTGCGGCAGTTCCACATCCACAAGGATGCTGCCTAAAAAGATCCAGGATCCAAATTGGGGATGGAAAACACAGCAGTTCTTGCCCCGCCATCCAAGCCCAGCCCGCAAAAAGATAGCCCTGTCTAGGGTGGGTTTAGTATCAACACAGACAGCATAGTTCTTAACGCCGAGGTTTTTTTGCATCCACTCTGCCAGTGTTTCCAGCTTGTGGGTCAGGACTCGGTGGTAGTCAATACCCCATGCGTAGCGGGAGAGCAGCCCGGACTGAGGACTTAACTTCGGCAGCTCAGTTTTGTAGGCAATTGCAGTACTGATGATTGTTTTTGCGCTCGGCAGCACTGCTTTGGGATCAATCCGAATCTGGAGATCCTGCTCGGTAAAATCGGGATAATGCCCTTCGCTTTTTATTTTCTCTAAATGCCACAGGCATTCTGTGAATTTCTCCGCATGGGTAACAGCGACCGCGTCTAACCCCAGCTGTTCTGCTTCTGCAAAAAACTGCTCCACTCTTAAACCTCCCTTAAAAAGCAAAAGGTAGGCGCAGACCGCCTACCTTATCATCATCTACTAGTTAGCAGCCTCAACAGCTGTGACTTCCGGAATCTGCTGTTTGAGAATGCGCTCAATACCTGCTTTTAAAGTTAATTGGGACATGGGGCACCCAACACACGCACCGGTTAAACGAACAGTAACAACATTGTCCTCATTAATGCCAACCAACTCTACATCTCCACCGTCGCCTTGAATTTGGGGACGGATTAAGTCCAGCACTTTTTGCACTCTTTCTTGCAGTGTATTCAAGAAAGGCACCTCCTTCGCATTAATTATTACTACATTGATAAGTATACACCTTTCGCCAGTGATTTACAACACCCTTGGCAATACTTTGCCCATTGGGTATTTATTGGCTTTCCAGGCAGGATATTTCCGCAGAACCGTTAATATAGAAGTTAGATTTGGTGGATAAGGGAGGCAGACGCGTAATGTGGCACGATTATTTAAGGCATGCGATTACAACTAAACTTAACTGCAGGGTATTTGCCGGATTTAATGCAAATGTTGACGTAGTTATTAAGCTGAACGCAGACATGATTGCCGGCATCATGAAGCAGGAACCACAGATTTTGGACAATCCTCCTGCGGAACCAACCGAAGTGTGGCCTGTCACTACCAATACTGAGTTTATGGCTCTGCTTAAAGAGTGCATCAAGGTAGGTAAATCCCACTACGGGGTCATGGACAGCAAGCTTGGTGATTGGTTTAGTCAGGTCTTTCTGCAGCGTTCGGAGGCGATGGGCGGACAGGCTGGAATTATTGCAAACCAGATGGCAGCTTTAGGAGCCACCAGCTCCGTTTACAGCCCGGTCTTATCGTCGAAACAGGCTGCCAGTTTTGACTCCAGGGTATTATATCCCGAGGTAAACAGCGGCATTACCTGGATTCCGGTTCGGGAATCAGTTAATGATCAGTGGACAAAACTTAATTACATTTTTGAGTATGCTAAAGGAATTACTTTTAAATTTGGCGATGAAGAAATCACTTCACCTCGAGCTAATCGCGTGATTTTAGGTACACGCAACCCGAAAGCGGCAATGGGATTTGATCCGGAAATAGCGTCCCATTTACCTGAATTAGGACAGACTATAGATGTAGCTTTTATGGCTGGCTACCACCACGGCCGGATTGAAGGGCGGGCAGAAACTTTAGATGAGTACATTAAGCTGAGCAGTGATGACCTGCTGCGCCTTAAGTCCAAGAATCCGGAATTAAAACTGCACTTAGAATATGTGCCTATGCCCGATGCGGATGACGAAAAGAAACTGCTAAAAAGTCTTGCGCCTTTGTTTACCAGTTTCGGAATTAATGAAAACGAGATCCGCCGGCTCTTAGCAGGACTCGGGTATGGTGAATTAGCAGCCGAGATTGCAGAAAATGAGAGAGCTTTCAGCCTCTACAAGGGAGCTCTCGCGGTGGCCAGGGAATTGAACGTTCCCCGTATCCATCTGCATAATCTTGGTTATTATGTAGTTGTACTCATGAAACCTTATGGAGTTGATCCGGAGATTGTGCGGCAGGCCTGCTTGTTTGCTTCCGCGGTTAATGCAGTGAAAGCTATGCAGGGAGGCGCGGTGCCGCTGGAAGATGTTGATCAGATGGTTGATTATCCGTTAAGTGATGTTGGTATGAAGCAGCTGCAGGAATTTGTCAGCGAAGCGCAGAGTTTAGGACTGCCGGCAGGCGAGGCAGTACTTGCTACAGGCATTATGGAACTGGATGACCACTGGGCTTTGGTTGTCCCCGCCCATATCGTCCCGAACCCTGTCAGCACGGTGGGTATGGGTGATACAGTCTCTTCCAGTGCCTACGCTGCGGAAATTTCGCTGGCAGCAGCTGCCCAACGCGGCAGCTAATCTGGGATTATAAGGAGGATTTCTTTGAGTAATAACGGCACAACTCAGGTTTATCGCGGTTTTGTACTCGACCCCTTCCAGCAGGAAGCAGTAGAGTACATTGATCAGAATTATTCTGTCCTGGTTGCCGCTCCAACCGGTGTGGGTAAGACCTTAATTGCCGATTACCTGATCGAAAAAATCTACAAAGAAAATGGGCGGGTAGTTTACACCGCGCCGATTAAGGCGCTCAGCAACCAGAAATTTAAAGAGTTTAAAGCTATTATGGGCGAAGACGCAGTCGGGATCTTAACCGGTGATGTGGTGATCAATTCCGAAGCTCCGGTATTGATTATGACCACTGAGATTTTTCGCAACCTCCTTCAGCAGTCTCCTGAGCGGGTTGCCGATGTGCGCTATGTGATTTTTGATGAGATCCACTACATCGATGATCCAGAGCGGGGCAGCGTGTGGGAGGAAAGCTTGATCTTCATGCCGGATACAATGCGGTTTTTAGGCTTAAGCGCTACTATTCCCAATGTGGAGCAGCTGGCGGAGTGGATCGGCCAGACTCAGCGGCAGGAGATTAAGATCGTCACTCACTTTGAGCGGATTGTGCCCCTGCGCCACTATATCTTTGAAAAAAGCATGGGTGCTGTTCCAGTTAATCAGTTTCGCAAGCGGGCTAAAAAGGTTTTGGGCAGGATCAAGCAGGCAGACGGCTATAAAGTTCCTGCAACTACCCATGTGGACCTAATCGAAGAAATAAAGGATGGGTATCTGCCTTGTTTGTTTTTCACTTTCAGCCGCAAAAAAGCTGAGTTAAATGCTATTGAGTTGGGAGCTGACAACAGCTTCCTGACAGTTAATGAGCGCAGAGAAGCGGAGGCTGTCATCGATGCAGTCAGTGCCCGTTATCCGCGCATCTTAAGTGAGCGGTGGAAAGGCCTGCGCAGCCTGCTGCTCAAAGGCATTGGCTACCACCACGCCGGAATGCTGCCGGCTCTAAAAGATGTGGTTGAAGAGTTGTTTACCAGGCGTTTAATCAAAGTGCTGTACTGTACCGAAACATTCGCAGTGGGGCTGAATTTCCCCTGCCGCAGTGTTTGTTTCGATTCCAGCACTAAGTGGGACGGCCGGTCGTTTAGGGCGATTACCAACCGGGAATACTTTCAAATGGCGGGACGAGCCGGCAGGCGGGGAATTGATACCGAAGGCTTTGTGTTTATGCTGGTTGATTTTAATTATTATGATCCACATGATCTGCCCAGCATGAAAGAATCCCAGATTGAACCGCTTCAGAGCCAGTTTGCCCTGACCTATAACTCGATTCTCAACTTAATTAAAAACTATGATGATGAGCAGATTTACCGCATCCTAGGCCAGAACTTTGCTACATACCAAGCTCTCGATGAGCGGGAGTTTCTCAGGGAGCGGATCGATGATTTGAAGGCAGAGCTTGATCAGTTCTGCGAGCATACTGACCAGGAAGCCTGCCCAGCAGTCTTTGAGCGGATGCTCCGTCAGCAGAAACAGCTGCAGAACCGGTTGCGGAAGGAACGCTATCCGCGGGCAAAAAGGCGTCTGCGCCAGCAGCTGGCAGCCATTAATCAGGCTATTAACGAAACAGAGGTTGTGGACTGCCCGCAGGAAACGCAGCGCGAGTGCCGCAAAGACAGCAAGCGCTATCGGAAACTGGTCCACCGCTATCAGAACTTAATCAAGCGGGAGCAGCAGATTGACCCACAAAGCCGGTATTACCAGGAGTATCAGGATAAGAAAGCTCTGCTTCAGGCTTTAGGTTATCTGCAGGGAGATAAACTTACCAGTGCCGGAGAGTTTGCCAGTCACATCCACGGCCACGAGCTTTTGATTACCGAGCTGTTTATGGAAGGCTGGTTCCACAAGTACAGCATTTCCGAGCTGAATGCTCTGGCGGTAGCGATTGGCTATGAACCGCGCCGCAATGAAACTAAAATTCGGCATAAGCTGAACTTTACCCCCGCCTATAAGCTGGTATTCCAGCTTGCCAACATGGAAAAACGGTTCTTAGGATTTTCAACGGTTGAATTTAACGACCATATTGCGGTTCTAGCTTACCGCTGGTCCCAGGGAGAGAGCTTTACTGTGCTGATGGAGGCATCGCAAATTGATGAAGGTGACTTAGTATTTGCGTTCCGCCGCGGCATCGATCTGCTGCGCCAAGTTCGCAACGTCGCGGCAGAAGATGCTTATCTGCGCAACAAACTCAAGGAGTGCATTGCCCGCATGGATCGGGATCAGGTTTCAGTAATGCTCTAGCATGAAAAATATTATTTTTTGAGATAAGACTGCTGTGTTAGAACGGCAGTCTTATTTTCATCTCAGCCTTAAGGAGGAAAAATATCCGTTCCTCGGACCGTAGCCCGACCCAGCTGTTCCTGATATCCTCTAATCAAGGAGGTTGAGAATATGCAGTATTTTAAGCAGTTATTAGCGGATCTCAAACAGCACCGCCCACTCTTGATTTTAGCGTTACTCTGTATTTTGGTAGAAGCATTAGCGGATCTGAGTGTAGCAGCAGTTCTGCGGACCGGAGTTGATGCAATTACCGGTGGCAGCTATCAGGACCTGCTCGCTGTCGGTATCTGGTTTACAGTAATTACGGTTGTGATGACGGGCGTTGTTTTTGTAAGAAGGCTGGCATTAGGCCGCTTCGGCGAGCAGGCCGGGGCGCAGATGCGGCAGCAGGCTGTGGAAAAGCTCAATCGGCTGCCGATTTCGTATCTGGAGCAGCACCATTCCGGTGATTTGATCAGCCGCTTAACCAATGATGTTACCCTGGTAAGAGAATTTCTGGCAGGCGGATTGATGCCCCTGATTTACTTTCCTTTATCTGCGGTTGGGGCTTTAATCTATTTATTGATCATTAACTGGCAGCTGACCGCAGCGGTGATAGTTGTCACACCAGTCTTGGCAGCGGCGGTAACCTTAATTTCTAAACCGATTCATCAAGCCAGCCGCCAACTGCAGGACAGCCTCGGTGATATCAACAGCCAGGTTCAGGACAGCATCGCCGGCAGCTTTGAAGTTAAGGCCTTCGGGATTGAAGTAGAGCGGGAGAAAAAATTCCAGAGCTTTGTAAAAAGAAGCCTGCAGCACGGCTTAAAACTAGGCAGGCAGCAGAGCTTGATGCACGCGGTTTCCTACCTGGTTGGACTTACGCCTTTTCTAATCTGCTTCGGATACGGCGGATATTTGGCGATTTCCGGCCGGCTTTCGATTGGTTCCTTATTTGCTTTTATCAATCTTCTTAACCATGTCAGCAATCCTTTAACCGCACTGCCCCATTATATCGGCCAGTATCACCGGGCAATGGCAGGATACGGCCGTATTCAGGAGCTTTTAGAGATTCCAGAAGAACCGGTAGGGGGAGTGACCGATCCCGCGGATAACGACACTGCTTTGGAATTTTGTGGTGTCAGTTTCGGTTATGGAGAATCAGAGCTGTTTAAAGATCTGTCATTTCAGATCAAAAAAGGCGAGATAACAGCATTAGTCGGTCCCAGCGGCTCAGGGAAATCAACAATCTTTAAGCTAATTACCGGGTTCTATCGTCCTAATTCCGGTACAATCAATATTTTCGGCCATGAATATGCGAAATGGGATCCCCAGCAGCTTCGGAGCCGCATCTCGTTAGTTACTCAAGATCCCTTTTTATTCCCCACAACAATCAAAGAAAATATCGCTTTTGGAAGGCTGGGTGCCGATGATGACCAAATTGCTGCCGCAGCCAAGGCGGCAGCGGCCCATGAGTTTATCCTCCAGCAGCCGCATGGATACGACACAGTTGTGGGTGAAAGGGGGAGCCGCCTATCAGGCGGGCAGAAGCAGAGAATTGCTATTGCCAGAGCATTTTTAAAAGATGCGGAGCTTCTGCTCTTAGATGAACCAACTTCTGCCTTGGATATGGAAGCGGAACACCTGGTTCAGCAGGCTTTGGAGAGGCTGATGCAGGACAAAACAACCCTTGTCATTGCCCACAGGCTGTCTACGATTAAAAACGCAGATCGGATTCTGGTGATTGATCAGGGACGGATTGTTGAAGCGGGTACCCATGAGGAACTCCTACAACTTAAAGGAACATACTACCGCCTATACCAAACCCAGCTGCAGCAGGCTGGTTGAGGAGGAAGAAGAATGAAAAAGCGTACTTTAATGAGGATTATCAAATACATCAAGCTCAAGCCGCTTTACTTTATTTCCTTAACAGCAGTTAGTCTGCTGTCCTTTGCCATCAATTATATTGTGGCTGCATTTTTTGCCGACATGTCCGCAGCGATGGAGTTAGGAGATTTGGCAGTCCTACTTGCAAAACTGACTCAAACAGCTTGGCTGCTGGGTGGAACCGCTTTGGTAGGCGGAATCAGCTACTATCTGCTTACATATGTGGTCAACCGCACCAGCGCAAACTTCCGCACCATCACTTTTGCGAAAATCCAGCGGCTTCCCGCCAGCTTTCTGGAAGAAAACCACAGTGGAGATTTAACCTCCCGGGTGACTAACGACCTAAAAACCCTCGAGTTAGTTTACAGCAGCAATATTCAGGCAATCTGCCAGAGCGTGCTGAGCGGTACCGCCGCATTAGCGGTGATGTTCATCCGCAGTCCGGAGCTCGCTGCCTTTACTATTGGCTTAGGCTTGATCTTCACTTACCTTAACGCCCGTTTTGCTAAACTAGTGCGGAAGCTCTCAAATCAGGTGCAGGAGCGGTTGGGTAAGCTTACGGAAAGGCTCTCAGATCTATTGGCTGGAATGCAGACTACCCGGATTTATGGTTTGGAAGCGAAGATGAATAACGATTACTGCGAGGAAAACCGTTCGGTGCTGGCATTGGCGGATAGGCGAGTTCGCTGTAACGCAGCTTTGGGTTCAGTCAATTTCTTTACCAGTTTTCTCAGCGCTGTGGGGCTGATGATTATTGGCGGCTTCTTCGTTTTCAGAGGACGGGTAGGCTTTGGTGATATTGTTTTCATGGTGCAGATGCAGAATGATGCTATTCGGATGTTTCGCAGTCTCGGCGACCAGATCACCCAGATCCAGACCGGACTGGCGGGAGCAGAGCGGGTGCTGGAACTTTTAGATCAGCAGGAAGAGCCGGTCAGGCTGCCTAAACCGGTATCAATCAAGCCAAGTAGGACCAGAACCGCTGCAGATGCGTCAACCGCGGTAGAGATTGCCGGGCTGGATTTTTGCTATCCCAATGGAGAGCAGGTGCTGCGCAAGCTTAACTTGACAGTGCCAAAAGGCCAGATGTATGCCCTGGTTGGTCCGAGCGGTGGAGGCAAGAGCACTATTTTAAAGCTGCTGTTAGGGTTTTATGCGCCGTCAGCTGGTGAGATTGTGATTGATGGACGCCCAATCTATGATTTAAGCCTGGAGGAACTTCGCGGGCTGACCGCTTATGTGCCGCAAGAAAGCTATCTCTTTACCGGGACCATTGCCGAGAATATTGCATACGGCAGCCCAAACGCAACCATGGACCAGATTGAAGCCTGCGCCCGGGCAGCTTACGCCCATGATTTCATTGTTCAGCTTCCCAATGGATATGATTCAAAGGTCGGTGAGCGGGGTGCTTATCTGTCGGGAGGACAGCGGCAGCGGATTGCCATTGCCCGAGCGATTTTAAAAGATGCTCCAATTCTGCTTCTTGACGAAGCTACCTCAGCGCTGGATTCTGAATCTGAATATCTTGTCCAGAAAGCCTTGGAGCGTTTGATGGTTGGCAGAACTACAATCGCGGTTGCCCACCGCCTGTCCACTGTCGAAAAAGCCGATCGGATTGTGGTTATCAATCAGGGGCAGGTGGCAGAATCAGGAACCCATTCCGAGCTGCTCGCTGATCCTAACAGCCTTTACAGGTACCTGCATCAGCTTCAGTACGCAGATAAACAGTGTCTCGTTGGGTAGGGTTAGGCAGGACTTTCCAGGACTTAGTGCGAAGTACCATCTTGATATTCCACATAATTTCAGGACAATTATCATAGGATTTGGGGGGATTGGATATGGCCCAATTAACGCGTGAGCAGGCCTGGGAGCTGTTAACCGAGTATAATCAATCCGACGCGCTGTTGAAGCACGCCCTAGCTGTAGAAGCAGTGATGCGCCATTTTGCCGCCAAACACGGCGAAGATGCGGACAAATGGGGTGTTATCGGGCTGCTGCACGACTTGGATTATGAAAAATATCCTGATGAGCACTGCCATAAAAGCGCAGAAATCATGCGCGAGCGAGGCGTTGATGAAGAAATCATCCACGCTGTGTGCAGCCACGGTTATGGAATCTGCACCGAT is a window from the Bacillota bacterium genome containing:
- a CDS encoding glycosyltransferase family 4 protein; translation: MNIAMFTDSYTPYISGVVRSIQRFSRGLTALGHNVYIFAPQYSKKQMANVSEQDGIKVFRFHSFPAPTCPSYALPIPISLKADRLIRTLNIDIIHTHSPFITGQLGAILARRNRIPLVFTHHTLYQEYSHYLPGPQKLTKQMITSYLKRYFRHCHHIIAPTELVKDYILDLYHITNPITIVPTGIDLSQYEMADPDWLRHKYQIPKHQRIILYVGRLSVEKSPRLILEAFLQLNKSIADLHLVFVGDGPEKVNLVKMAKAHGLEKQVTFTGAVDAKEVVHCYSGAELFLFSSTTETQGLVMIEAMAGGVPVVAVNATGSSESVIDGYNGFLTENSTEALVEKAELILTNRTLWQELRENALKTAQLYSIENTSRQLITVYDQTLEQEKVS
- a CDS encoding extracellular solute-binding protein, translated to MVEKLEVLTEDSRHVGKSCAKCEQKLEIGAEIVECPRCHAVHHADCWKQNGGCGRRGCAQVAKAVVGEKSAGDGPPPPIPPHRILLGLGIVLAVILVSILWPEPPDPAAGRTKIYVLFEASLDEQNELNRIINDFNAESSDIYIELQTSSRSMIENQLVVRMAGGDAPDIFALPYDRYEAMLDQIGAMYQLGDSDNPVYGVQHPSQLRVISIFVHTPHPYEAVEVLRYLLQEMPRRDLTELKEQAHILDPEYMVDVDTFLSLTE
- the rnhA gene encoding ribonuclease HI, whose product is MTQKTIEIYTDGACSCNPGPGGWGAVIIYHDHIREVVEEYSGYVPNTTNQRMELTAAVEALKRLKTPSRVNLYSDSAYLVNAFLQDWFSGWLRRGWKNARNQPVSNQDLWEELLVLAKKHEITWIKVKGHSDNFWNNRCDELAREAIKKGLE
- a CDS encoding prephenate dehydrogenase; protein product: MFDQMVIIGVGLIGGSLGMAVRKHGLADKVVGIDLDENSLQMAKELGAVDTYALDYSPVRDADLVVLAAPIFSNLKILENIRGYLAPQAVVTDVGSTKSEFVAQAEQLLPNNAFVGGHPMAGAETAGVGGADPYLFENAFYLLTPTETTDPQALGRVRNLVEGVGARALVLDPDTHDKITAAISHLPHLAAAALVQTAAELAGEHPMTLALAAGGFKDTTRVASGNPGLWKDICFSNKEQVIAMIDRFTNCLNEMKRALAEELRPDFEMQLAAAKTVRDQIPAKMKGYWPFLDEIIVTIPDRPGMIGQVAAILGGQDVNIDDIEILRVREGEGGTLRLGFAKIGSAEKAVRILKEHGFPVRVRNAH
- the queG gene encoding tRNA epoxyqueuosine(34) reductase QueG; translated protein: MEQFFAEAEQLGLDAVAVTHAEKFTECLWHLEKIKSEGHYPDFTEQDLQIRIDPKAVLPSAKTIISTAIAYKTELPKLSPQSGLLSRYAWGIDYHRVLTHKLETLAEWMQKNLGVKNYAVCVDTKPTLDRAIFLRAGLGWRGKNCCVFHPQFGSWIFLGSILVDVELPQINPHPFSSASPCDKCDLCIQACPTGALFAPYRINPYICISYLTQMKGFIPVELRAKIGVKLWGCDNCQQVCPINKQAPSCSHLEFAPKDEQSIPVIPLLNISNREFKHRFGDTPMGWRGRSVIQRNAAIVCGNLQLGEAVSELKTSLEDPKRVVRGTAAWALGKIGTKKAREILADHKTKETDLQVLAEIESALTSQ
- a CDS encoding NifU family protein, with the translated sequence MQERVQKVLDLIRPQIQGDGGDVELVGINEDNVVTVRLTGACVGCPMSQLTLKAGIERILKQQIPEVTAVEAAN
- a CDS encoding DEAD/DEAH box helicase yields the protein MSNNGTTQVYRGFVLDPFQQEAVEYIDQNYSVLVAAPTGVGKTLIADYLIEKIYKENGRVVYTAPIKALSNQKFKEFKAIMGEDAVGILTGDVVINSEAPVLIMTTEIFRNLLQQSPERVADVRYVIFDEIHYIDDPERGSVWEESLIFMPDTMRFLGLSATIPNVEQLAEWIGQTQRQEIKIVTHFERIVPLRHYIFEKSMGAVPVNQFRKRAKKVLGRIKQADGYKVPATTHVDLIEEIKDGYLPCLFFTFSRKKAELNAIELGADNSFLTVNERREAEAVIDAVSARYPRILSERWKGLRSLLLKGIGYHHAGMLPALKDVVEELFTRRLIKVLYCTETFAVGLNFPCRSVCFDSSTKWDGRSFRAITNREYFQMAGRAGRRGIDTEGFVFMLVDFNYYDPHDLPSMKESQIEPLQSQFALTYNSILNLIKNYDDEQIYRILGQNFATYQALDEREFLRERIDDLKAELDQFCEHTDQEACPAVFERMLRQQKQLQNRLRKERYPRAKRRLRQQLAAINQAINETEVVDCPQETQRECRKDSKRYRKLVHRYQNLIKREQQIDPQSRYYQEYQDKKALLQALGYLQGDKLTSAGEFASHIHGHELLITELFMEGWFHKYSISELNALAVAIGYEPRRNETKIRHKLNFTPAYKLVFQLANMEKRFLGFSTVEFNDHIAVLAYRWSQGESFTVLMEASQIDEGDLVFAFRRGIDLLRQVRNVAAEDAYLRNKLKECIARMDRDQVSVML